GCGAGCACACCGAGCGCCCGCAGCCGCTCCGCGTGCGCGGCGTCGCGCACGCCCTCAGCGCCGACCCGCAGGCCCATCTCCTTCGCCCGGGCCACCAGCTGCCCGAGGTGACGCGAGGCGACCTCGTCGTCCCGCTCGGCGAGCGCGTCGACCACCTCGCCGGTGAGGATGACGTGACGCACCGGCAGCTGGTGGGTGCGGATCAGCTCCAGGTCGGCGCTGCCGGACACGGCCAGCACCAGGTGCGCGCCGAGATCGGCGAGCACCGCCAGCGAGTCGATCACCTCGCCGTGCGGGTCGAGCACCGACGGCCCGTCCGTGCACAGCCGCAGCGCGCCGGCGGGCAGGTCGTTGCGGTCGAGTTCCTCCTTGACCAGCAACACCAGATCCGGGTCGGTGGCCAGCCGGTAGGGCAGGCGCACGCACACCTCGGGCGCGGCGTCGCCGAACTTCTCGCGCCAGCGGGCCGTGGCCGACAGGGATTCGGTGAGCAGCCAGCGCCCGAGCGGGATCATCATGCCGGTGGTGGCCGCCAGCGGGTAGAAGTCCTCGGACTCCAGATCGCCGAACTCCGGGTGGTTCCAGCGCAGCCCGGCGTTGACCACGGCCAGCTCGTGCTGCCGCGCCAGCTTCACCGTCGGCTGGAAGACCAGCGAGAACTCACCGTTCTCCAGCGCGCCGGCGATGGTGGCGCCGAGCCGGTAGCGGCTGCGGTCGCGCGCGTCGAGTTCGGGGTCGAACAGCATCCACTGCGCCTTGCCCGCCTCCTTCGCGCGGTGCAACGCGATCTCGGCGGCGCGGAGCAGGTCGTTCGCCGAACCGCCGGCCGCCTTGCGGACCACGATCCCGGCGCTGGCGCTCACGCCGACACCGAGTTCGTCGTAGTAGACCGGCTCGGTCAGCTCGTCGAGCACCCGCTGCACCAGCGCGATCACCTCGGTGGCGTTCAGCTCGCCGTGCAGCAGCACCGCGAACCCGTCACCGGAGAGCCGCGCGATGAACGCGTCGTGGTCGGCGAACACGGTGCCCAGCTTGCGGCCCACCGCGCGCAGCACCTGGTCGCCCAGTTCCGCGCCGAGGCCGTCGTTGATCACCTTGAACCCGTCGATGTCCAGGTACACCAAGGCGACCTGGCCGGGGGAGTCCGCCGAAACCGCGGCGTCGAGCTTGGTCGAGAAGCTCAGCGCGTTGGGCAGGCCGGTCAGCGAGTCGTGCAGGGTCTGGTGGCGCAGCCGCTCCTGCAGCAGGTGCAGGTCGTTGACGTCCTCGACCATCAGCACCGGGTACACCCGGTCGGTGTTGTCACCGGGCAGCTGCGACAGCGTGACGTTGACCCACAGCGGGTCGTCCTCGGCGTTGGACAGCACGATCAGCTGGCGGTACAGGGAAAGATCGGCATCGGCCAGTTCGGCCAGGCCGGTCCGCAGCGTCGCGGCGCCCTTGTCGGTGGAAGCCAGGCTCGGGATCGGCGTGCCCTGCAGCGACTCGGACCGGCGCCCGAGCATGCGGCCCAGCGCCGGGTTCGCCTCGACGATCACGCCGTCCTGATCGGCCAGTGCGATACCCAGCGGTGAAGCCGAATACAGCGTGGCGAACCGGAGTTTGGCGCCTTCGCGCGCTGGATCGGTGTCGGCACACAACTCGTGGGCGAAGGAGAGCAGGCTTCCCTCGAGTTCCTCGGGCGGAAGCGATACTCCTTCCGTGTCGGCCAATGCGACCGCCCATTTACGGGCGATCTCCACCAATCCTGGCACGTCACCAGGTCTCGGCACACTCCACCTCTTCATGCGATGCAAAGGCCAGCTCAAAGCCCATGCGGGGATCGGTGCGCCCGCACAGCACACGAGCCAGCCGAGAGTCATGTCACGTCATCACGCAGCAAGCTGGGTGTCTACCGGCTGAAAGAGTGATGATCGGTACTCGAACGGGTACTCTAAGTGTGACAGATTATCGCCTGGTCAGGAGGATCGGGAGGCCGTCCGCCGGTACCGGTAGCGATACGTAGTCCCAGCGCGCCTGGTAGCCCGCCGGAACCGACCAGCGGAACCGCCGGAGCATCTCGTGCAGCAGGGCTTTCACCTCGAACATGCCGAAGTGCAGCCCGATGCACTTGTGCGCGCCGCCGCCGAAGGGCATCCAGGCGTAGCGGTGGTTGCGATCTTCGCGCCGTGCCTCGGAAAACCGGTCCGGGTCGAAGCGCATCGGCTCGGTCCAGCACGCCGGGTCGAAGTGGTTGACCGTCGGCGACACGCCGACCAGGCAGCCCGCCGGTAGGTGAAAACCCAGAACTTCGGTGTCGTGCAAGGTTTTGCGGGCCATCGATGGTACGGGCGCGACCAGCCGCAGCGCTTCCTTGACCACCAGTTCCAGTGTGGACAGTTCACCGAGTGCGGCGACGTCGGGGATCTCGTCGCCGAGGCGCAGCGACTCCTCGCGCACGCGTTCCTGCCATTCGGGATGCTTGGCCAGGTAGTACACCGCGGCGGCACTGGTGATCGTGGTGGTGTCGTGCGCGGCCATCATCAGGAAGATCATGTGGTTGACCACGTCGGCGTCGGAGAACCGCTCGCCGTCGTCGGTGGTGGCGTGGCACAGCGCGGAGAACAGGTCCTCGCCGTCGTCGCGGCGCTTGGCCGGCAGGTTCTCGCGGAAGTAGCGCTCCAGCACCTTGCGGCCGTTGAGCCCGGCGGCCCAGCGCCCGCCCGGCACCGGCAGCCGCACGATCGCGGTGCCGGCGCGGACCGAGTCGACGAAGGCGCGGTTGAGGTGTGCCGCGCCGTCGCCGCCGGGCATGTCCATGAAAACGCGGCTCGCCACATCGAGGGTCAGCCGTTTGAGCGGCCAGTACAGCCGCGGCCGCGAATCCGGTGACCACGCGCCGATCCCGTCGCGCAGCGCGGGTCCCATCTGGGTGACGTACCCGGCGAGGCGGTCACGGGTGAACGCCTCCTGCATGATCCGGCGGTGCGCGAGGTGCTCGCCGAAGTCGAGCAGCATCAGGCCGCGGTGGAAGAACTTCTCGATGAAGAAATCCCAGCCCTGTTGTGAGAAGGCCTTGTCCTTGTTGACCAGTGCGATCTGGGTGGCGTCGGGCCCGGCGAGGCTGACGATCCGGCGGCCGAAGGCGCCCATCCAGGAGACCGGCCCGTACTGCTCGTAGCGGCGCAGCCCCCACTCGACGCCGAAGCGCATGAAGTCGAGGGAGTGCCCGATCAGCGGGGCGCCGTCGTCGCCGGGGATGGCCTTGAGGCCGCTGCCCGCCGGGGGTGGCGCCAGTTCCTTGGTGGGCCAGCGCTGCCCGAGCAGTCTGCGGTCGACCGCGCGGGGGAGCGGGATCGAGGTGAGCGGCGGGACCCGCTCGCGCAGCGCTGTGGTCACCCTGCTGACGGCGGGTGCGGAGAGCGGGCTCGGCACGGTCGGCTCCTCTCGTCGCTGAGAGACCTGCCCCTACCACCATGCCCCCTTGTTGGCGCTCTGACAAGAACGCGAACGGGTCACTCCGGGTGTCACGAAAGCCGCCTGCGTGACCGGCTCACCCGGTGGCGAGTTCGGTGCGCAGCTGCAGTGCGGCGGCGACCAGGTTTCGCAGGGCCGGTTCGATTTCGGCGTAGCCCCGGGTTTTCAGGCCGCAGTCCGGGTTCACCCAGATCCGCTCGCGCGGGACGGCGGCCACGGCGGTGCGCAGCAGCTCGGTCACCTCCTCGACGCCCGGCACCCGGGGTGAGTGAATGTCGTACACCCCGGGGCCGACACCGCGCGCGAAGTTCCCGAGGCCGTCGAGGACCTCCATGCGCGAGCGCGCGGCCTCGATGCTGGTGACGTCGGCGTCGATGGCGTCGATCGCGGGCAGGATGTCCCCGAACTCCGAGTAGCACATGTGCGTGTGGATCTGCGTCGAGTCCGCGATGCCCGAGGTGGCCAGCCGGAACGATTCGACCGCCCAGTCGAAGTACGCCTGATGTTCCGAAGACCTTAGCGGCAGCAGTTCGCGCAGTGCGGGCTCGTCGACCTGGATGATCCGGATGCCCGCCGACTCCAGGTCGTGCACCTCGTCGCGGATCGCCAGCGCGACCTGCCGCGCGGTGTCCGCGAGCGGCTGGTCGTCGCGCACGAACGACCACGCCAGAATGGTCACCGGGCCGGTCAGCATGCCCTTGACCGGCTTCGCCGTCAGCGACTGCGCGTACGACGCCCAGTCCACGGTCATCGGCCGCGGCCGGGACACGTCACCGAACAGGATCGGCGGCCGCACGCACCGCGAACCGTAGGACTGCACCCAGCCGAACTCGGTGGCGGCGAACCCGGACAGCTGCTCGGCGAAGTACTGCACCATGTCGTTGCGCTCCGGCTCGCCGTGCACCAGCACGTCGAGGCCGAGATCTTCCTGCAGCCGCACCACTTTCTCGATCTCGTCGTGCATCTGCGCGCGGTAGGCCGCCGCGTCGATCCGCCCCGCCCGCAGCGCCGCGCGCGCCTTGCGCACGTCACGGGTCTGCGGGAACGACCCGATCGTGGTGCTCGGCAGCGCGGGCAGCCCGAGCGCCTCGGCCTGCGCCGCGGCGCGCCGGGCGTAGTCGCCGCGGCGGCTGTGCTCCGGCTTCAGCGCCGCGAGCCGGGCGCGCACGCGATCGTCGCGCAGGTCCGCGGCACCGGCGCGGTCCGCGGTGGCCGCGCGCGCCGCGGTCAGGTCCGCGGGCTCACCGGCGAGCGCCCGCCCGAGCAGCACCACCTCTTCGACCTTCTGCTCGGCGAAGGCCAGCCAGCCGCGCAGCCGTTCGTCCAAATCGGACTCCCGCGCGGTGTCGTACGGCACGTGCAGCAACGAGGCCGAAGTGGACACGCCGACCGACCCGGCGGTGCCCAGCAGGGTCGCGGCCTTCGCCAGCGCGGCGTCGGCGTCGACCCGCCAGATGTTGCGGCCGTCCACCACCCCGGCCAGCACCTCCTTGTCCCGCAACGCGCTTTCCGCCGCCACGGCGTGCACCGCGTCCGGGTCGGTGACCAGGTCCACGGCCAGCGCGTCGATGGGGGAGCGGGCGAGCACACCGAGCGCGTCGCCCAGCGCGCCGAAATACCCGGCCACCAGCAACTTCGGCCGCCGCTCCAGTCCGCCCAGCGCCGCGTACGCCTGCCGGAGCGCTTCCAGCTCCTCGGCAGTGCGATCCGCGGCGAAGGCCGGTTCGTCCAGCTGGACCCACCGCACGCCTTCGTCGTGCAGCGTGGTGAGCAGCTGGGCGTAGGCGGTGACCAGCTGGGGGAGCAGGTCGAGCGGCCGGAAGCCGCCGGGAGCGTCCTCGGCCGCCTTCGCCAGCAACAGATAGGTCACCGGGCCGACCAGCACCGGGCGCGTCTGGACGCCGATCGCCCTGGCTTCGCGGTACTCGTCGAGCGGCTTGCCGCCGGAGACGGTGAATTCGGTGTCCGGGCCCAGTTCCGGCACCAGGTAGTGGTAGTTCGTGTCGAACCACTTCGTCATTTCGAGCGCGGGCGCCTCCTGGACCCCGCGCGCCGCGGCGAAGTAGGTGTCGATCGGCGAAAGTCCGAGCTCGGTGAACCGCCGCGGCAGCGCGCCGAACAACACGGTGGTGTCGAGCACCTGGTCGTAGAAGGAAAAAGTGTTCGAGGGCACCGTGTCGAGCCCGGCCCTGGCGAGCCCGCGCCAGGTGTCCAGGCGCAGTTTCCGCGCCACCCGCCGCAGTTCGGCTTCGTCGATCCGCTCGGCCCAGTAGCCTTCGACGGCCTTCTTCAGTTCCCTGTCCGGACCGATCCTGGGGTAACCGAGAACGGTCGAACCCAGGCGATTGTGGTCTGCCACAGCTCTCTCCTCGCGAGCTCGTCCGACGAGCCCGGGACGGCGAGGGGCAGCACGAACCAGCGACCTGGTTCGGACGTGTCCTCCCGCGAGACCCGGACCCGCGCGCGCCGGCGGCGCGCGCACCACGGGCAGGTATTCGGACTCACGGGCGGGGCTCCCAGTTGGTGGGAGCCGGACCTACCGGCTGTCGCTTCCCGGGCGGTGCCCAGTGCTTGACCGCTTGCGCGGTGACAGCTTTCGTTCCCGCTTACCGCTGCGGGGCAGTCCCGGATTCACACCGGGTTCCCTGTTGCCTCCCCATCACGCGGCACGAAAAGAGCTCGGCCACGCCATGGCGAACCAGTGGCGTGGCCGAGCCTAGCGGGCGGGATCAGTCCCAGTCGAGTGCGCCACCGCTCTGGTACTCGATGACGCGGGTTTCGAAGAAGTTCTTCTCCTTCTTCAGGTCCATCGCCTCCGACATCCACGGGAACGGGTTCTCGTTCTCCCCGTAGATCGGCGCCAGGCCGATCTGCTGCGCGCGGCGGTCGGTGATGAAGTGCATGTACTGCTCGCACAGCTGGGCCGAGAGCCCGAGCATGCCGCGCGGCATGGTGTCGCGTGCGTAGGCGACCTCCAGCTCACACGCCTCCACCAGCATGCCCCGCACCTCCGCCTGGAACTCTTCGGTCCACAGGTGCGGGTTCTCGATCTTGATCTGGTTGATGCAGTCGATGCCGAAGTTCAGGTGGATCGACTCGTCGCGCAGGATGTACTGGTACTGCTCGGCGATGCCGACCATCTTGTTCCGGCGGCCCAGCGACAGGATCTGCGCGAAGCCGGTGTAGAACCACATGCCCTCGAAGATCACGTAGAACGCCACCAGGTCGCGCAGGAAGGCCTGGTCGGCTTCCGGGGTCCCGGTCTCGAAGTCCGGGTTCTCCAGGTTCTGCGTGTACTTCAGCGCCCACGCGTCCTTGTCGGCGATCGAGGGCACCTCGCGGTACATGTTGAACAGCTCGCCCTCGACCAGGCCGAGGCTCTCGCAGATGTACTGGAAGGTGTGCGTGTGCACGGCCTCCTCGAAGGCCTGGCGCAGCAGGTACTGGCGGCACTCCGGGTTGGTGATCTGCCGGTAGACCGCGAGCACGATGTTGTTCGCCACCAGGGACTCCGCGGTGGCGAAGAAGCCGAGGTTGCGCTTGAGCATCTGCCGCTCGTCCTCGGTCAGCCCGTCGGGCGACTTCCACAGCGCGATGTCGGCCTGCATGGCGACCTCGGTCGGCATCCAGTGGTTGTTGCAGCCGGCCAGGTACTTCTCCCACGCCCAGGTGTACTTGAGCGGGAGCAGCTGGTTGACGTCGGCGCGGGCGTTGATCATGCGCTTGTCGTCGACGCTGATGCGCTCGGCGCCGCGCTCGATCTCGCCGAGGCCGGTGGCGTCGGTGAGCGGTGCTTCGGTGTTCGTCATCGTCAGGGGGTTCCTTACTGGCAGGCTTCGCAGTCGGGGTCGTCGATCCGGCAGGCCGCGCCGTCGGTGGCGGCGAAGTCCACGTCCTCGACCTTCGGCAGTTCCTTCGGCTTGGCCACCGGGGCCGGGGGCACCGCGGGCACCACGGCGGGCGGCGCGGCCGGGACCGACGCCGAAACCGAAGCGGACGGCGACGGCGACGGGGTGGGCGCCGGGGCCGGGGTGGGCGAAGGCGCGGCGGCGGCCGGGGCGGGCGTGGCCGAGACGGCGTTCAGCTTGCCGTCGGTGCCCCGCAGGGTGCTCTTCTCCACGTGCGTCGCGGACTGCGCCCGCAGGTAGTACGTGGTCTTGAGGCCCTTGTGCCAGGCGTAGCGGTACAGCTCGTCGAGCTTGCGCCCGCTCGGCGCGGCGATGTACAGGTTCAGCGACTGCGCCTGGTCGATCCACTTCTGCCGCCGCGAGGCCGCGTCGACCAGCCACTTGCTCTCCACCTCGAACGCGGTGGCGTAGAGGGCCTTGAGGTCGTCGGGCACGCGGTCGATCTGGCCGAGGCTGCCGTCGAAGTACTTCAGGTCCGACACCATCACCTCGTCCCACAGGCCGCGCTCCTTGAGCGAGCGGACCAGGTGCGGGTTCACCACGGTGAAGTCACCGGACATGTTCGACTTGACGAACAGGTTCTGGAACAGCGGTTCGATGGACTGCCCGACCCCGCAGATGTTGGAGATCGTCGCGGTCGGCGCGATCGCCATCACGTTGGAGTTGCGCATGCCGACGGTGCGCACGCGCTGGCGCAGCGGCTCCCAGTCCAGCGTGGTCGAGGTGTCCACGTCGAGCGCGTCGCCGCGGCGGGCGTCGATGAGCAGCTGCATCGAGTCGATGGGCAGGATGCCCTTGCTCCACAGCGAGCCCTCGAAGGTCTGGTACTGCCCGCGCTGCTCCGCCAGGTCGGTCGAGGCCGAGATGGCGTAGTAGCTGATGTACTCCATGCTGCGGTCGGCGAACTCCACCGCGGCCTCCGAGGACAGCGGCAGGCCCAGCTCGAACAGCGCGTCCTGGAAGCCCATCAGGCCGAGCCCGATCGGGCGGTGGCGCAGGTTGGACCGGCGCGCCTCGGGGATCGTGTAGAAGTTGATGTCGATCACGTTGTCGAGCATCCGCACCGCGGTGCGCACGGTCTTCTCGAGCCGCTCGGTGTCCAGCCCGTCCGGGCCGACGTGCTTGAGCAGGTTGACCGAGCCGAGGTTGCACACGGCGACCTCGTCGGCGCTGGTGTTCAGGGTGATCTCGGTGCACAGGTTCGACGAGTGCACGACCCCGGTGTGCTGCTGCGGCGAGCGCAGGTTGCACGGGTCCTTGAAGGTGATCCACGGGTGCCCGGTCTCGAACAGCATGGTCAGCATGCGGCGCCACAGCTCGACCGCGCGGACCTTGCGGAACACCTTGATCTCACCGCGCTCGGCGGCGGCCTCGTACTCGCGGTAGCGCTCGGCGAACGCGTTGCCGTAGAGGTCGTGCAGGTCGGGGACCTCGTTGGGGGAGAACAGGGTCCAGCCCTCGTTGGCCTCCACCCGGCGGAGGAACTCGTCGGGCACCCAGTTCGCGGTGTTCATGTCGTGGGTGCGGCGGCGGTCGTCACCGGTGTTCTTGCGCAGGTCGAGGAACTCCTCGATGTCCACGTGCCAGGTCTCGAGATAGGCGCAGGCCGCGCCCTTGCGCTTGCCGCCCTGGTTCACCGCGACCGCGGTGTCGTTGGCGATCTTGAGGAACGGGACCACGCCCTGCGACTGCCCGTTGGTGCCCTTGATGTGCGCGCCGAGGCCGCGGACCGGGGTCCAGTCGTTTCCGAGGCCGCCCGAGTACTTCGCCAGCAGCGCGTTGTTCTTGTACGCCTGGAAGATCGAGTCCAGGTCGTCGTCCACCGTGGTGAGGAAGCAGGAGGACAGCTGCGGGCGGGTGGTGCCGGAGTTGAACAGCGTCGGCGTCGAGGCCATGAAGTGGAACGACGACAGCAGCTCGTAGAACTCGATGGCGCGGGCTTCGCGGTCGTCCTCGCGGATGGCCAGGCCCATCGCCACGCGCATGAAGAACGCCTGCGGCAGCTCGAACCGGATGCCGTTGTGGTGCTGGAAGTAGCGGTCGTAGAGGGTCTGCAGGCCGAGGAAGCCGAAGTCGAGGTCGCGCTCGGGGCGCAGCGCGGCGGTGATCTTGTCCAGGTCGAACGAGGCCAGCTCGCTGTTGACCAGCTCCAGCTCGATCGCGCGGCGCAGGTAGTCGCGGAAGTAGCCGGGGTAGACCTGCGCCATCTCGTCCTGGCTGGCCAGGCGCGGGCGCCCGGCCAGGTAGCTCAGCGCCTCGGCGCGCAGCTTGTCGGCGAGCAGGCGGGCGCTGACGTAGGAGTAGTTCGGCTCCTGCTCGACCAGCGTGCGGGCGGCCATGATCTGGGCCAGCGCCAGCTCGTCGGCGGAGATGCCGTCGTAGAGGTTGCGCCGGGTCTCGGCCAGCACCGGCTCGGCGCTGACGTCGGACAGCCCGGCCACGGCCTCGCCGACCACGTGCGCGACGCGGTCCCAGTCCAGCGGGCGCAGCACGCCGTCGGCGGACTTGACGTGCAGCACGTTCTCGTCGCGCGCGGGGGCGGCGGCCGCGGCGCGGGCCTTGGCGCGCTCGTCGCGGTAGAGCACGTAGGCGCGGGCGACCTTGTGGTGCTCGCCGCGCATCAGCATCAGCTCGACCTGGTCCTGGATCTGCTCGATGTGCAGCGAGGTCTCCGGGCCGGCGTGGCGCAGCAGCGACTGCTCGACCTGCTCGGTCAGCTCCGCGACCAGGTGGTGGATGCGCGAGGACGCGGCGGCGTCGTCACCTTCGACGGCGAGGAACGCCTTGGTCATCGCCACCGAGATCTTGTTCGCGTCGAACGGCGACACACTGCCGTCACGGCGGATGACGCGCACGGTGGCGGTCTGGTCCGTGACGGACGGTGGCCGCTGGTTTGTCTCGGTGATGTCCAGTGACATGCGTGGCTCCAAAAGGGCGCGTTGGTTCCCCACACCGTCTCGAGAGGCGGTGTGCTGTGCGGTGGTGCAGGTCTGGCCGAGGTGCGCTGTCCAGCGGTCTCCCGTCGCTGCTGCGCTCTCGGTGCCCAGAGACTACATGTAGGGGTGTCGGCGCGCACATGCCCCAACGGGTGGCGTGTCGCGCGCTTCCCGAATGATGAAATCGACCCTCCCCCAGGCAGGTTAGGGGCGGTTGCTCGGCTGCTGCTCAGAGGACGTTTGACGGCTTTTGAACCGGGTGCGGATCACCCGCGGCACTGGGCCGTTCGGCATCAGGAACGCCACTCAGAGTGATGCCCCGGCACCAGCCGGTACCGGGGCATACCTCGTCCGAGTAGGGCGGGATCACCCGCCTCGGGGGAGAGGGTACGCAAACAGGACATGGCGGCGTCCGCCGCGCCGAGGCGGCCGGCCACCTGCCCTGTTTACTCGCCGAACGTGAGCCGGAAGTCCGCCAGGTGCGCGCTCGGCCCCGGACGGCGGCCGTGGAGGAAGCCGAGCGGGCCGTCCGGGTTGAGGTTCCAGCTCGCCGACGCCAGGTGCGGGCGGGCGGTCGAGCGGACCGGGGTGTACTTCAGCGCGCCGGAGAGTTCCTGGGCGATGCTGAACGCGGTGGGCGGGGCGAACGGCAGCCCGGCGCGCCGGGTGAAGGCGGCGGTGGCGATCCAGCCGTCGGCCAGGCTCGCCGACGCGGTGAAGGTGCGGCCGTGCGTGAAGTCGAACGCGGCGAGGTCCTTCGGAATGCCCCACAGTCCGCGCCCGCCGGCCAGCGACACCTCGCTGTCCACCCAGATGTCGGTGATCGACCCGGTGGCGCGCGTGCCGTTGCGGACCGCGACGGTGGCCAGCAGCTCGTGGTAGGAGAGCTGGCCGGGCGGCTGGTAGTCCAGCCAGGCGGTGACCACGATCGCCCGCCCGGCGACCACCACCGGGTCCAGCCCGCCGGGCAGCGCGGGCAGCGCGTCCACCGGCACCCGCCAGGTGGTCGCGTAGGCCTGACCGGCCAGGTTCCAGGGTTCTGGTGGGTACTCGGTTGGGTACTGGGTCATTTGCCATCCATCCAGGGCAGGTGGCCCGGAATGTCCCCGGGCACGCGCAGCTTGAACCCCGGCGGGCGCTTCTGCAGGAACGACAGCACGCCCTCGACCGCGTCCGGATTGGCCGACAGGCCGCCGATCAGCTTCGAGTCGACCTCGTGCACCGGGAACGGGGAGTCCGCCGAGGACATCCGGTAGAGCAGTTGCCGGGTGACCGCGACCGAGACCGGCGCGGTGGTCTCGATCAGCTCACGGGCCAGTTCGTAGGCCTTGCCGAGCAGTTCGCCCGGCTCGTGCACGCGCTGCACCAGACCGGCCCGGAGCGCCTCCTCGGCGCCGAACACGCGGCCGCTGATCATCCAGTCCATCGCGGTCCCCATGCCGACCAGGCGCGGCAGGAACCACGCCGACGCGCCCTCCGGGTAGATCCCGCGGCGCACGAACACGAAGCCGAAGCGGGCGTCGGAGGAGGCCAGCCGGTAGTCGGCGGACAGCGTGATGGTGATCCCGCCGCCGATGGCCGCGCCGCGGATCGCCGCGATCACCGGCTTGTTCATCGTGAACACGCGCTTGGAGCAGCGGCCGGCCGGCTCCTGCCACTCCGGG
The genomic region above belongs to Amycolatopsis sp. YIM 10 and contains:
- a CDS encoding enoyl-CoA hydratase-related protein; its protein translation is MEYTDITYEVSDRIATITLNRPEARNGYTIKMADELGDAFDRADHDEQVRVVVLTGAGDNFSVGADLSQGGFDFDAEKGPDPEWQEPAGRCSKRVFTMNKPVIAAIRGAAIGGGITITLSADYRLASSDARFGFVFVRRGIYPEGASAWFLPRLVGMGTAMDWMISGRVFGAEEALRAGLVQRVHEPGELLGKAYELARELIETTAPVSVAVTRQLLYRMSSADSPFPVHEVDSKLIGGLSANPDAVEGVLSFLQKRPPGFKLRVPGDIPGHLPWMDGK